The Terriglobales bacterium DNA window TGCTGTGGGCAGCCCGCCTTCAATTCCGGATTCTGGGACGAAGCTCGCCCCATCGCCGAACGTTTTGTTCGGATTTTCGAGAATGCAGAGACTATCGTCTGCCCGTCAGGCTCCTGCACTACTATGGTGCGGAATTTCTATCGCGACCTGCTGGCAGACAGTCCGCTGCGTGAGCCCGCGGCTGCTCTGGCCAAACGGGTATTCGAGTTCTCCGAATACCTGGTCAAAGTCGCAGGCATAGAAGATGTTGGAGCGGAATTTCCGCATCGCGTGACGCTGCACGAAACCTGCCACGCGCTACGCGAATTGCATATAAAAGTAGAACCCCGAAAGCTCCTATCCAGAGTCCGCGGTCTGGAACTGGTAGAGATGCCGTACGCGGAGGAATGTTGCGGTTTCGGTGGCGCCTTTGCCGTCAAGTTCGGCATGATTTCAGCC harbors:
- a CDS encoding (Fe-S)-binding protein → MPKVTLFIPCFVDQLAPQVGIDMVEVLRRIGCDLYFPVEQTCCGQPAFNSGFWDEARPIAERFVRIFENAETIVCPSGSCTTMVRNFYRDLLADSPLREPAAALAKRVFEFSEYLVKVAGIEDVGAEFPHRVTLHETCHALRELHIKVEPRKLLSRVRGLELVEMPYAEECCGFGGAFAVKFGMISA